Genomic window (Cytophagales bacterium):
AACCATATAACTATCTTAACAATTGAACAATGAAATAATATATTTTATGATTACAATATTACGTAATTAAATTGTTGCTACACTAGGTTTTGAAATTAGAAAATTTAAAAATTCATAAATCACAGATCAAAAATGATGAATTACCGGATGAGGGGTTTGTTAGATTGCCTATGTTTTGCCCTGGTAACAACTTTCTGCAACTCTCTTTCAATTACTAAAACTGCTATTACTTCAGCAATTTTCTCCGGTGGTAAGTAGGTAAGCAGCTCTGATAATTTTTTTTCACTGATGTCTATCCGGTATAAGGCATTATAAAGTTTTTGGTGGTCTGTATCAATCAAATATTGTATGTTTTTAGTTAGCTGTTTTTTAAGATTTTCATAATCAGATACATCCAAATTTTGTTTGTCTATAGCAAGGTCTTTGGCGATAAGTGCCGCGCATTGGTTAATATTGTTTTTATTATGCTTCATGTGTAAATAATTTGTTTTTTGAAGGCAATTTCTCAAAGGTTCCTCTAAATTCGCACAAAAAAATTGAAAAAAATTCTTTTCATAATTTTAATCTTGCAAATTTACCATTCTGCAACAGCCCAAAATTTTAAGGGTAAAATTATTTTGGGCATCAATGGCTCGCAAGTGGATGGAGATAAATTAGGTGGTTATGACAAACCTGGTATGTTATTTGGCGCTGGCACCGAATATCTATTGAACGAAAAAGTAGGTTTACAAAGCGAAATCCTATTCAGCCAAAAGGGAAGTAAAAGCACGGAGAAAGATCCCGACTATTTTATATTGAGAATAAACTATTTAGAAATTCCTTTATTATTAAATTATCATACGAGCAATGGTATACTGCTCCAGGCAGGAATTTCATTTGATTATTTAATCTCAGCTAAACTAGATGATGGAGCCGGCTTTGCCGACCGGAAAGAACCACTCAAAAGTTTTGATTTTTGTTATAATATTGGTTTTGGCTATGATGTAACTGAAAATATTAATTTAAATATCAGGTTTACTTATTCAATTCTACCTATAAATATCACAGCAGTCAATAATTTGCCTGCTAATAGATTTGGTTTATTTAATAATACCTTGTCTTTTACTTTCAGATATTTACTGAATAAAGGTGCATAGCCCCTCCGGTAGAGACGCCCAATTTGGACGTCTCTACCGGAGGGAATCAACCCCGAGTACTCGGGAGCCATGCGTTTTAAAGCCTAAACCTTACAGGGATCGTACCTTTATAATCATAACCAGGGGCGCTAAATTCAATCAATCTTGCTATTCTAACTGCTTCCTCTCCTAATCCACCACCAATATTCTTTAAACACCTTACACTCTTAATCCCCCCATTAGCATCAAGAGATATTTCAACGATACATTCTCCCTGAATTCTATTTTTTTTAGCCATCATAGGATAAATCATCTCTTCATAGATGAAAGCAAGTAATGAATCCTGTCCACCTTCAAAATACTTAGCAATAGGAATTAATTTTTCCTTTTTCTCGCTTTGATCAGTATTTTTCTTTTTGTTATCCTGAGCATTTATGTTAAAACATAAAGCTATAAGGAAAAAAGCCAATAATAAGAACTTGTTTTTCATAATAAATTATTTTATAGGGTTTAATAGCTCTATACCAGGTTGCAATAATATTACTTTTTATTTTTATATTCAAAGAATCCATCAATTAATATGCCAAATAAGAGAATCAAGGATGTAAGGGTAGAAAATGAGGATACTTCTTAAAGAGTTGGCAATCATCTGATGACTGGATGATACGAGGGTTGGCGTCATCCGATGAATGTGTGAAGGGAAAAGCCACCTAGATTTTGAGGCGGGAAAAAGCCCCAAGCCCCAAATTCCAAGTAAAAAGTAAAAAGTAAAATGAAAAAAACTGCCTCCATATTTTTACTTTTTACTTAGAATTTGGGACTTGGGACTTGGGACTTTGGACTTAAATTTAATTATATAGATTATTTATGCAATTTAACAGTAGAATGAATGCAAATAAGAATATAGGTATATGCGTTTAGGTCGCACAAGATTTATACTTTTGAATATGTATGAGTGACTAACCACGCCATTTATGGCGTGGACATTAAAGAATAAAACTGACAGGGCTTTAGTCTAATTATGCTAAAAACGGGCTAAAGCCCAGGGTTTATATAGTTTATCTCCGCCATAAATGGCGGAGTTAGTCAGTCATAAATAGACACGATCTTCAATTTGCTTATAAAAAGAATGGTAGAGAATGAGCTAAAGCACATAAAATCAATAACTTAAAGGTGATACCTAAACGCATATACCTATAAGAATAAACGCAAATATGACCAAGAGCAAGAAACCTTCTAACAAGAAAACTTCGGAAATTCCCTCCCATATTCCATCTGAAATTTCCGAAGGTTGTGAAATGAAAATTTAAAATGAAAAAAACTGCCTCCATATTTTTACTTTTTACTTGGAATTTGGGACTTGGGACTTTGGACTTAAATTTAATTATATAGATTATTTATACAATTAAGCACTTCTTATAGACTTATATCCCTATATCCCTATATCCCTATTTCCCTATTCCCTTATTTCCCTTTTTCATTGCATTGTTCATTGATCCTATGGATAAATTCCAGCAATTCCTTCTTCCCTGCTTCTGTTCTTGTAGAGCTTAAGAAATATTCAGGGACTTTTTCCCAGGTTTTAAGCATCGTTTTTACGTAATTATCAATCAATATCAAAGTTTTTGACTTTGATTGCTTGTCAATTTTTGTAAAAACAATTACAAAAGGTATTTTGAGTAGCCCCAGCCATTGGAAGTACTCCAGGTCAACTCTTTGAGCAGGAATCCTTGAGTCTATTAATACAAACACGCATTGCAGGTTTTCTCGTTCCAAAAGATATTTCTTTATCATATTTGTCCATCTCTGCTTATGCTGCTTACTAACTTTTGCCCAACCATATCCGGGTAGGTCCACCAGGAACCAATTATCATCAATTAAAAAATGATTTATCAATTGGGTTTTTCCCGGCGTTTTCGAAGTCTTAGCCAAATGAGTATTTACAAGCAAATTTATCAGGGAAGATTTTCCTACGTTACTTCTTCCAATAAAAGCGTATTCAGGATAAACAGGCTTGGGGCATAGTTTTGGGTCTATATTACTGCACAAATATTCCGCTTTCTTTATTTTCATTTTTTTTATTTTTTACTTTTTACTTTTTACTTTTTACTTTAACTTTGCAGCCAATTTAGTT
Coding sequences:
- a CDS encoding energy transducer TonB; this translates as MKNKFLLLAFFLIALCFNINAQDNKKKNTDQSEKKEKLIPIAKYFEGGQDSLLAFIYEEMIYPMMAKKNRIQGECIVEISLDANGGIKSVRCLKNIGGGLGEEAVRIARLIEFSAPGYDYKGTIPVRFRL
- a CDS encoding YihA family ribosome biogenesis GTP-binding protein; the encoded protein is MKIKKAEYLCSNIDPKLCPKPVYPEYAFIGRSNVGKSSLINLLVNTHLAKTSKTPGKTQLINHFLIDDNWFLVDLPGYGWAKVSKQHKQRWTNMIKKYLLERENLQCVFVLIDSRIPAQRVDLEYFQWLGLLKIPFVIVFTKIDKQSKSKTLILIDNYVKTMLKTWEKVPEYFLSSTRTEAGKKELLEFIHRINEQCNEKGK
- a CDS encoding PorT family protein, whose product is MRTKKLKKILFIILILQIYHSATAQNFKGKIILGINGSQVDGDKLGGYDKPGMLFGAGTEYLLNEKVGLQSEILFSQKGSKSTEKDPDYFILRINYLEIPLLLNYHTSNGILLQAGISFDYLISAKLDDGAGFADRKEPLKSFDFCYNIGFGYDVTENINLNIRFTYSILPINITAVNNLPANRFGLFNNTLSFTFRYLLNKGA